In Sphingobium sp. Z007, one DNA window encodes the following:
- a CDS encoding glycosyltransferase has translation MTRRPIGYYVHHHGAGHRQRAEAIATACEWPVVLLGTGLGAAGIDLPDDRPVSGRFDGIDEATTRPAALHYAPIHHDGVRSRVARITQWIAAERPALMVIDVSAEVAMLARLASVPTLYVRLNGDRSDEAHLDAFRGATGLLAPFHRDLEMPSTLAWIRDKTTYLPGITATPHINAPQENRILVVIGRGGSPGDGAAIARAARACPDMHWRVIGPVTVPVDQPANLDLAGWVDDPAREIADAGLIVGAAGDGLVGAVMAADRPFLCVPEARPYGEQRATALALDALRAAIMIETWPSPDQWPSLIDRATALPTHARKRLHDPHGVDAAAAWIASKAAAAVDERENLA, from the coding sequence ATGACGCGGCGCCCGATCGGCTATTATGTGCATCATCATGGCGCTGGCCATCGCCAGCGGGCGGAGGCGATCGCAACGGCATGCGAATGGCCCGTCGTTCTGCTGGGGACAGGCTTGGGCGCGGCGGGGATCGACCTGCCCGACGACCGGCCCGTTTCCGGCCGTTTCGACGGGATCGATGAGGCGACCACGCGGCCTGCCGCCCTGCATTATGCGCCGATCCACCATGACGGGGTGCGATCGCGCGTGGCGCGCATCACTCAATGGATCGCCGCGGAGCGCCCTGCCCTGATGGTCATCGACGTTTCGGCCGAAGTTGCGATGCTGGCCCGCCTCGCCTCTGTGCCCACCCTCTATGTGCGGCTCAACGGCGATCGCAGCGACGAAGCGCATCTCGACGCCTTCCGCGGCGCCACTGGCCTTCTCGCGCCTTTCCATCGCGATCTGGAAATGCCCTCCACCCTCGCGTGGATCAGGGACAAGACGACCTATCTTCCCGGCATCACCGCTACACCGCACATAAATGCCCCTCAGGAAAACCGCATTCTCGTTGTGATCGGTCGCGGCGGCTCGCCTGGCGATGGTGCGGCGATCGCCCGCGCCGCGCGTGCCTGCCCGGATATGCACTGGCGCGTGATCGGCCCGGTGACTGTGCCGGTCGATCAGCCGGCCAATCTTGATCTGGCCGGATGGGTCGACGACCCGGCACGCGAGATCGCCGACGCCGGGCTGATCGTCGGCGCGGCAGGGGACGGGTTAGTGGGTGCAGTTATGGCCGCCGATCGGCCCTTCCTCTGCGTCCCGGAGGCGCGCCCCTATGGCGAGCAGCGGGCGACAGCGCTTGCCCTTGATGCGCTGCGCGCTGCCATCATGATCGAAACATGGCCATCCCCCGACCAATGGCCATCCCTGATCGACCGGGCGACGGCATTGCCAACGCACGCCCG